A region of Pseudomonas marginalis DNA encodes the following proteins:
- a CDS encoding DUF1289 domain-containing protein — MNPIERPVASPCVSICALDDDDICTGCQRTVDEITRWSRMDNAERRVVLGLCHERAVASGLVFMVSGKSGA, encoded by the coding sequence ATGAACCCGATTGAACGCCCCGTCGCCTCGCCGTGCGTGAGCATTTGTGCGCTGGACGATGACGATATCTGCACCGGCTGCCAGCGCACCGTGGATGAGATTACGCGTTGGAGCCGCATGGACAACGCCGAGCGCCGGGTGGTGTTGGGGTTGTGCCATGAGCGGGCGGTGGCGAGTGGGTTGGTGTTTATGGTTTCTGGGAAATCCGGTGCCTGA
- a CDS encoding gamma carbonic anhydrase family protein, protein MKYRLGDARVETHPHSWVAPNATLVGKVKLEEGANVWFNAVLRGDNELILIGKNSNVQDGSVMHTDMGYPLTLGTGVTIGHNAMLHGCTVDDYSLIGINAVILNGAKIGKHCIIGANALIGEGKEIPDGSLVMGSPGKVVRELTDAQKRMLEASAAHYVHNAQRYARDLVEQEE, encoded by the coding sequence ATGAAATACCGCCTGGGCGATGCCCGCGTCGAGACCCATCCACACAGCTGGGTGGCGCCGAATGCCACGCTGGTGGGCAAGGTCAAGCTGGAGGAGGGCGCCAACGTCTGGTTCAACGCGGTGCTGCGTGGCGACAACGAGCTGATCCTGATCGGCAAGAACAGCAACGTCCAGGACGGCAGCGTGATGCACACCGATATGGGCTACCCGCTGACCCTGGGCACCGGCGTGACCATCGGCCATAACGCCATGCTGCATGGCTGCACGGTCGACGATTACAGCCTGATCGGTATCAACGCGGTGATCCTCAACGGCGCCAAGATCGGCAAGCACTGCATCATCGGCGCCAACGCGTTGATCGGCGAAGGCAAGGAAATTCCCGATGGCTCCCTGGTGATGGGCTCGCCGGGCAAAGTCGTGCGTGAGTTGACCGACGCACAGAAGCGGATGCTGGAAGCCAGCGCCGCGCACTATGTGCATAACGCCCAGCGTTACGCGCGGGACCTGGTTGAGCAGGAAGAATGA
- a CDS encoding CoA pyrophosphatase produces the protein MLDELLRRVSNHTPHTLETDGRFPEAAVLVPITRSDEPELILTLRASGLSTHGGEVAFPGGRRDPEDPDLIFTALREAEEEIGLPPGLVEVIGPLSPLISLHGIRVTPYVGVIPDYVEYLANDAEIAAVFSVPLDFFRQDPREHTHRIDYQGRSWYVPSYRFGEYKIWGLTAIMIVELINLLYDDAQISLHQPPKSFINT, from the coding sequence ATGCTGGACGAGCTACTTCGCCGGGTAAGCAATCACACCCCCCACACGCTGGAAACCGACGGGCGCTTCCCCGAGGCCGCGGTGCTGGTGCCGATTACCCGCAGTGACGAACCTGAGCTGATCCTGACCCTGCGCGCCAGCGGCCTGTCGACCCATGGTGGCGAAGTGGCCTTTCCCGGCGGGCGCCGCGACCCCGAAGACCCGGACCTGATCTTCACCGCCCTGCGTGAAGCCGAAGAAGAAATCGGCCTGCCCCCCGGCCTGGTGGAAGTCATCGGCCCACTGAGCCCGCTGATCTCCCTGCACGGCATCCGGGTCACGCCCTATGTGGGGGTGATCCCCGACTACGTCGAGTATCTGGCCAACGATGCTGAAATCGCTGCCGTCTTCAGCGTTCCCCTGGACTTTTTCCGACAGGATCCACGCGAACATACCCACCGAATCGATTACCAGGGTCGCAGTTGGTACGTGCCCAGTTATCGCTTCGGCGAATACAAGATCTGGGGCCTGACGGCAATCATGATCGTCGAGTTGATCAATCTGCTTTATGACGACGCCCAGATAAGCCTGCACCAGCCGCCCAAGAGCTTCATCAATACCTAA
- a CDS encoding NUDIX hydrolase, translating into MNFCSQCGKPVTQRIPEGDGRLRFVCDHCSTIHYQNPNIVAGTVPVWGDKVLLCRRAIEPRLGYWTLPAGFMENGETVEQAATRETLEEACARVRNLAIYTLIDVPHISQVHIFYRAELVDLDFAAGPESLEVQLFDEADIPWSELAFRTVGRTLEYFFADRRQQSFPVRSEAVPPLSSKPAQ; encoded by the coding sequence ATGAATTTCTGTAGCCAGTGCGGTAAACCGGTGACCCAACGCATTCCCGAAGGCGACGGGCGCCTGCGTTTTGTGTGTGATCACTGCTCCACCATCCACTATCAGAACCCCAATATCGTCGCCGGTACCGTGCCAGTGTGGGGCGATAAAGTGCTGCTGTGCCGTCGTGCCATCGAGCCGCGCCTGGGTTACTGGACCCTGCCCGCCGGTTTTATGGAAAACGGCGAGACCGTCGAACAGGCCGCCACGCGCGAAACCCTGGAGGAAGCCTGCGCCCGCGTGCGCAACCTGGCGATCTATACGCTGATCGACGTGCCGCATATCAGCCAGGTGCATATCTTCTACCGCGCCGAACTGGTCGACCTGGACTTCGCCGCCGGCCCCGAAAGCCTCGAAGTGCAGCTGTTCGACGAGGCGGACATCCCTTGGTCCGAGCTGGCTTTCCGCACGGTCGGGCGTACCCTAGAATACTTTTTCGCCGACCGCCGCCAGCAGTCCTTCCCGGTGCGCAGCGAAGCCGTGCCACCTCTTTCTTCAAAGCCCGCCCAATAA
- a CDS encoding L,D-transpeptidase family protein yields MRWLLALICLSFATLSPASTVETLGGKTVEKVLVLKSAHQLQLINDGKPLKTYRISLGKNPKGHKLIEGDRRTPEGLYWIDWRKTSDRYYLSMHISYPNISDAARARREGVKPGSMIMIHGTPDTEEYPEQWFHTLDWTDGCIGMRNVDMREVWNLVKDGTLIEIRP; encoded by the coding sequence ATGCGTTGGTTGCTTGCTCTGATCTGCCTGTCGTTCGCCACGCTTTCGCCGGCCTCTACCGTGGAAACCCTGGGCGGCAAGACGGTCGAAAAAGTCCTGGTGCTCAAGTCCGCCCACCAATTGCAGTTGATCAACGACGGCAAGCCCCTCAAGACCTATCGGATTTCCCTGGGCAAAAACCCCAAGGGCCACAAGCTGATCGAGGGCGACCGCCGCACCCCGGAAGGCCTGTACTGGATCGACTGGCGCAAGACCAGCGACCGCTACTACCTGTCCATGCACATCTCCTACCCGAATATCAGCGATGCCGCCCGCGCCCGCCGCGAAGGGGTGAAGCCCGGCAGCATGATCATGATCCACGGCACGCCCGACACCGAAGAGTACCCGGAGCAGTGGTTCCACACCCTGGACTGGACCGACGGCTGCATCGGTATGCGCAACGTCGACATGCGCGAAGTCTGGAACCTGGTCAAGGACGGCACGCTGATCGAGATCCGCCCGTAA
- a CDS encoding GntR family transcriptional regulator, giving the protein MNPILTLRPDDKQSTPLYLQLARNLEAAIHAGQWKSEQALPSERALSEQLSISRVTARKALEVLFSQGLIRRSQGSGTFITPRLEQPLSRLSGFSEMLRLKGFVPSSQWLERDITPPTHEELIRLCLSPTDKVARLKRLRKADDTVMAIEMTAMPASVLPQPQAIGNSLYEYLESIGKPIVRALQHIQAINASDEFARLVGIAPGTAMLLMTRVGYTADNTPIEITDTYCRNDYYDFVAELRRYDFAAELRP; this is encoded by the coding sequence ATGAACCCCATCCTGACGCTGCGTCCCGACGACAAACAATCCACGCCGCTGTACCTGCAATTGGCCCGCAACCTGGAAGCGGCGATCCATGCCGGCCAGTGGAAATCCGAACAGGCCCTGCCCTCGGAGCGCGCCCTCAGCGAACAGCTGAGCATTTCGCGGGTGACCGCCCGTAAAGCGCTGGAAGTGTTGTTCTCCCAAGGCCTGATCCGCCGCAGCCAGGGTTCCGGCACCTTTATCACGCCACGCCTGGAGCAGCCGCTGTCACGCCTGTCGGGCTTCAGCGAAATGTTGCGCCTCAAAGGCTTCGTGCCCAGCTCCCAATGGCTGGAGCGCGACATCACGCCGCCGACCCACGAAGAGCTGATACGCCTGTGCCTGTCGCCCACCGACAAAGTGGCGCGCCTCAAACGCCTGCGCAAAGCCGATGACACAGTGATGGCCATCGAGATGACCGCCATGCCCGCCTCGGTGCTGCCGCAGCCGCAAGCCATCGGCAATTCGTTGTACGAATACCTCGAAAGCATCGGCAAGCCCATCGTGCGCGCCCTGCAACACATCCAGGCGATCAATGCCTCGGACGAGTTCGCCAGACTGGTGGGCATCGCCCCCGGCACCGCCATGCTGCTGATGACCCGGGTCGGCTACACCGCCGACAACACGCCGATCGAAATCACCGACACCTACTGCCGCAACGACTACTACGACTTTGTCGCAGAGCTTCGCCGTTATGACTTTGCCGCCGAGTTGCGGCCTTAG
- the nagA gene encoding N-acetylglucosamine-6-phosphate deacetylase yields MSEDNILTPHGWMRGRLVHQHGKVIAIEGEPCDPAENDLPYLLPGFIDLHVHGGGGKDIMEGADAFETITRTHVRFGTTSLLATTMTAPVEEISSVLGQLGGFCEQRPSGSARVLGVHLEGPYINPGKLGAQPNFAHTALMAEVETYLRLAPIRVITIAPEIAGHDALIRALSERGVRMQIGHTLGSYEEGVAALAAGATSFTHLYNAMSPLHHREPGIVGAALAHAKYAELIPDLLHVHPGAMRVALRAIPCLYCVTDSTAAAGMPDGEYKLGSHTVTKCLGGVRLADGTLAGSTLTMDQALRNLVKIGLPISEASQRLSQFPADYLGLEERGRLQPGSFADCVRLDRSLHLTDVMVEGETIVFKNA; encoded by the coding sequence ATGTCCGAAGACAATATCCTCACGCCCCACGGCTGGATGCGCGGCCGCCTGGTGCACCAGCACGGCAAGGTCATCGCCATCGAGGGCGAACCTTGCGACCCGGCTGAAAACGACTTGCCCTACCTGCTGCCGGGTTTTATCGACCTGCACGTCCACGGCGGCGGCGGTAAAGACATCATGGAAGGCGCCGACGCTTTCGAGACCATCACCCGCACCCACGTGCGCTTTGGTACCACCTCGCTGCTGGCCACCACCATGACTGCACCGGTGGAGGAAATCTCCAGCGTGCTCGGCCAACTCGGCGGCTTTTGCGAGCAACGTCCTAGCGGCAGCGCCCGCGTACTCGGCGTGCACTTGGAAGGCCCTTACATCAACCCAGGCAAACTCGGCGCCCAACCCAACTTCGCCCACACCGCGCTGATGGCGGAAGTGGAAACCTACCTGCGCCTGGCGCCGATCCGCGTGATCACCATCGCGCCGGAAATCGCCGGCCACGATGCGTTGATCCGCGCCCTCAGCGAGCGCGGCGTGCGCATGCAGATCGGCCACACCCTGGGCAGCTATGAAGAAGGCGTCGCCGCCCTCGCCGCCGGCGCCACCAGCTTTACCCATTTGTACAACGCCATGAGCCCGTTGCATCACCGTGAGCCGGGCATCGTCGGCGCCGCGCTGGCCCACGCCAAGTACGCAGAATTGATTCCGGACCTGCTGCATGTGCACCCCGGTGCCATGCGCGTAGCCCTGCGGGCGATCCCGTGCCTGTATTGCGTCACCGATTCCACCGCCGCCGCCGGCATGCCCGATGGCGAATACAAGCTGGGCAGCCACACCGTGACCAAATGCCTAGGCGGTGTACGCCTGGCCGACGGCACCCTGGCCGGCAGTACGCTGACCATGGACCAGGCGCTGCGCAACCTGGTGAAGATCGGCCTGCCGATCAGCGAAGCCTCACAACGCCTGTCGCAATTTCCTGCGGATTACCTGGGCCTGGAAGAACGCGGCCGCCTGCAACCGGGCAGCTTTGCCGACTGCGTACGCCTGGACCGCTCCCTGCACCTCACCGACGTCATGGTCGAAGGAGAAACCATTGTCTTCAAAAATGCTTGA
- a CDS encoding SIS domain-containing protein: MSSKMLEEALASADAVAAQLQRLGPLLEEVAGRLRRQPPQVAMTIARGSSDHAASYFAYLAMQHVGIPVASLPMSVVTLLQAPMKVSGQVAFGFSQSGQSPDLVNSLRLLRKRGALSISLVNAEDSPLEAACEFHVPLCAGPELSVAATKSFIATLSASALLIGHWNQEPDLLQACQALPEGLREAAGQDWTPAIEALRGCQQLMVIGRGAGFAIAQEAALKLKETSAIQAEAFSSAEVRHGPMALIGADYPLLVFAPRGAEQAGLLSLAADMRQRGARVLLVAPDDIAERDLTLSRAEHPSLDPILAIQSFYVMAAGLSVARGMDPDQPRHLSKVTRTH; this comes from the coding sequence TTGTCTTCAAAAATGCTTGAAGAGGCCTTGGCCTCCGCTGACGCCGTCGCGGCACAACTGCAACGCCTGGGCCCACTGCTGGAAGAAGTCGCCGGCCGCCTGCGCCGCCAGCCGCCGCAGGTGGCGATGACCATTGCGCGGGGCAGCTCGGACCACGCCGCCAGCTACTTCGCCTACCTGGCCATGCAGCATGTCGGCATCCCGGTGGCGTCGTTGCCGATGTCGGTGGTGACCTTGTTGCAAGCACCCATGAAAGTCAGCGGCCAGGTAGCGTTCGGTTTCTCCCAGTCGGGGCAAAGCCCGGACCTGGTCAACAGCTTGCGCCTGCTGCGCAAGCGTGGCGCCTTGAGCATCTCGCTGGTCAACGCCGAAGACTCGCCGCTGGAAGCCGCCTGCGAATTCCATGTACCCCTGTGCGCCGGGCCGGAACTCAGCGTGGCCGCGACCAAGAGCTTTATCGCCACCCTCAGCGCCAGCGCGCTGTTGATCGGCCACTGGAACCAGGAGCCCGACTTGCTGCAAGCCTGCCAGGCCCTGCCCGAAGGCCTGCGTGAAGCCGCCGGGCAGGACTGGACGCCCGCCATCGAGGCGCTGCGCGGCTGCCAGCAACTGATGGTGATCGGCCGTGGCGCCGGGTTTGCCATCGCCCAGGAAGCCGCGCTCAAACTCAAGGAAACCTCGGCGATCCAGGCCGAAGCCTTCAGCAGCGCCGAGGTACGCCACGGGCCGATGGCCTTGATCGGCGCGGACTACCCGCTGCTGGTCTTCGCACCACGGGGTGCCGAGCAAGCCGGCTTGTTGAGCCTGGCCGCCGATATGCGCCAACGCGGTGCCCGCGTGCTGCTCGTAGCACCGGACGATATCGCCGAACGCGACTTGACCCTGAGCCGCGCCGAACACCCGAGCCTGGACCCGATCCTGGCGATCCAGAGTTTCTATGTCATGGCGGCCGGCCTGTCCGTCGCCCGAGGCATGGACCCGGACCAGCCGCGCCACCTGAGCAAAGTTACCCGCACTCACTGA
- the ptsP gene encoding phosphoenolpyruvate--protein phosphotransferase yields MPNNNNELTLNAPLSGPLLALGNVPDDVFASGALGDGMAIDPLNDCLHAPCDGVVIHVARTGHALTIRADNGAEVLLHIGIDTVELNGEGFALLVKEGARVSNGQALVRFDLDRIARQCKSLVSLIILTNGEHFEMRPLAAKTVKQGDPLVQVVPRANAAQQTAVDYAVAEASASVHVTHRGGLHARPAALIRKTAQGFSSQAQVHFGARSAACDSLIGLMGLGIGEGDEVRVTCRGKDAEAALQALVAALSAAVKAEPHAPVVAMPRRATTEVDVLQGVCAAPGLVCGPLFRLAGIELPSDPGHHVTDEQLQRLDAALEQVRGEIRSTLDQARQRKAVEEEEIFAAHLALLEDPTLLDAATEAIEHGSAATHAWRDAIQAQCAVLLALGKPLFAERANDLRDLQQRVLRALLGEAWHFELPAGAIVSAHELTPSDLLQLSAQQAAGICMAEGGATSHVAILARGKGLPCVVALGAEVLDVPHGQRVVLDAGNGRLELAPSEARHAEVHRIRDAQILRRRQQQAQAQQPAQTRDGVNIEVAANVASSAEAQVAFENGADGVGLLRTEFLFVDRRTAPDEQEQRQAYQAVMDAMGDKSVIIRTIDVGGDKQLDYLPLPVEANPVLGLRGIRLAQVRPQLLDQQLRALLQVCPLERCRILLPMVSEVDELLHIRQRLDQLCAELELTQRPELGVMIEVPAAALMAEQLAEHADFLSIGTNDLSQYTLAMDRDHAGLAARVDALHPALLRLIAQTCAGAARHGRWVGVCGALASDPLATPVLVGLGVSELSVSPPQIGEIKDRVRHLEAAQCRQLSLGLLDLSSARAVRQACQHHWPLS; encoded by the coding sequence ATGCCCAACAACAATAATGAACTGACCCTCAACGCCCCCCTCAGCGGGCCGTTACTGGCCCTGGGCAACGTGCCTGACGACGTGTTCGCCAGCGGCGCCCTGGGCGACGGCATGGCGATCGACCCGCTCAACGATTGCCTGCATGCGCCGTGCGATGGCGTGGTCATCCACGTCGCCCGCACCGGCCACGCCTTGACGATACGCGCCGACAACGGCGCCGAAGTGTTGCTGCACATCGGCATCGACACGGTCGAATTGAACGGCGAAGGGTTTGCCCTGCTGGTCAAGGAAGGCGCCCGGGTCAGCAATGGCCAGGCGCTGGTGCGCTTTGACCTGGACCGTATTGCCCGCCAGTGCAAAAGCCTGGTCAGCCTGATCATCCTCACCAATGGCGAACACTTTGAAATGCGCCCGCTGGCCGCGAAAACCGTCAAGCAGGGCGACCCCTTGGTGCAGGTTGTGCCGCGTGCGAACGCAGCGCAGCAAACGGCTGTGGATTACGCCGTCGCCGAAGCCAGCGCCAGCGTGCACGTGACGCACCGTGGCGGCCTGCACGCACGGCCGGCGGCGTTGATTCGCAAGACCGCCCAGGGTTTCAGCAGCCAGGCGCAGGTGCACTTCGGCGCCAGGTCGGCCGCCTGCGACAGCCTGATCGGTCTGATGGGGCTGGGCATTGGCGAAGGCGACGAGGTGCGCGTGACCTGTCGCGGCAAGGACGCCGAAGCCGCGCTGCAGGCGCTGGTCGCGGCCTTGTCCGCCGCCGTCAAGGCTGAACCCCACGCACCGGTCGTCGCCATGCCGCGCCGGGCAACCACGGAAGTTGATGTGTTGCAGGGCGTGTGCGCGGCACCGGGACTGGTCTGCGGGCCGTTGTTTCGGCTGGCGGGTATCGAGTTGCCGTCGGACCCCGGCCATCACGTCACTGACGAACAACTGCAACGCCTGGACGCAGCCCTGGAGCAGGTGCGCGGTGAAATCCGCAGCACCCTGGACCAGGCTCGCCAACGCAAGGCCGTCGAAGAAGAAGAGATCTTCGCCGCCCACCTGGCCCTGCTCGAAGACCCCACCCTGCTGGACGCCGCCACCGAAGCTATCGAACACGGCAGCGCCGCCACCCATGCCTGGCGTGATGCGATCCAGGCGCAGTGCGCGGTATTGCTGGCCCTGGGCAAGCCGCTGTTCGCCGAACGCGCCAACGACCTGCGCGACCTGCAACAACGGGTCCTGCGCGCACTGTTGGGTGAAGCCTGGCATTTCGAATTGCCTGCGGGAGCGATTGTCAGCGCCCATGAACTGACCCCTTCGGATTTGCTGCAACTGAGCGCGCAACAGGCTGCCGGGATCTGCATGGCCGAAGGTGGCGCCACGTCCCATGTCGCCATCCTGGCGCGGGGCAAAGGCTTGCCATGTGTCGTCGCGTTGGGCGCTGAGGTGCTCGATGTGCCGCACGGCCAGCGCGTGGTGCTCGACGCCGGCAACGGCCGCCTGGAACTGGCCCCCAGCGAGGCGCGTCATGCCGAAGTCCACCGGATCCGCGACGCGCAGATACTGCGTCGCCGGCAGCAACAGGCCCAGGCCCAACAACCGGCGCAAACCCGCGATGGCGTGAACATCGAAGTGGCCGCCAATGTCGCCTCCAGCGCCGAGGCCCAGGTGGCCTTTGAAAATGGCGCTGACGGCGTCGGCCTGCTGCGCACCGAATTCCTCTTCGTCGACCGCCGCACGGCGCCGGATGAACAGGAGCAGCGCCAAGCCTATCAAGCTGTGATGGATGCTATGGGCGACAAGTCGGTGATCATCCGCACCATCGATGTGGGCGGCGACAAACAACTCGACTACCTGCCGCTGCCCGTCGAGGCCAACCCGGTCTTGGGCCTGCGCGGTATTCGCCTGGCGCAGGTACGCCCGCAGCTGCTGGATCAGCAACTGCGTGCGCTGCTGCAAGTGTGCCCCTTGGAGCGCTGCCGCATCCTGCTGCCGATGGTCAGCGAAGTCGACGAACTGCTGCACATTCGCCAACGCCTGGATCAATTGTGCGCCGAGCTGGAACTGACCCAGCGCCCGGAGCTGGGGGTGATGATCGAAGTGCCCGCCGCCGCGCTGATGGCCGAGCAGTTGGCCGAGCACGCGGACTTCTTATCCATCGGCACCAATGACCTGTCCCAGTACACCCTGGCGATGGACCGCGACCACGCCGGCCTGGCTGCGCGGGTCGATGCGCTGCATCCGGCATTGCTGCGGCTGATCGCCCAGACCTGCGCCGGCGCGGCCAGGCATGGCCGCTGGGTCGGTGTCTGCGGGGCCTTGGCCAGCGACCCGCTGGCCACGCCGGTACTGGTCGGCCTGGGGGTCAGCGAGCTGTCGGTCAGCCCGCCGCAGATCGGCGAAATCAAGGACCGCGTCCGCCACCTGGAAGCGGCGCAATGCCGGCAACTGAGCCTCGGCCTGCTCGACCTGAGCAGCGCCAGGGCGGTTCGCCAAGCCTGTCAACACCACTGGCCGCTGAGCTGA
- the nagE gene encoding N-acetylglucosamine-specific PTS transporter subunit IIBC: MYQHFIEGLQRLGRALMLPIAILPIAGLLLRLGDTDLLNIAVMHDAGQAIFANLALIFAIGIAVGFARDNNGTAGLAGAIGYLVMISTLKVMDTTINMGMLAGIASGLMAGALYNRFKDIKLPEYLAFFGGRRFVPIVTGFSAVALGVIFGLIWPPIQHGINSFGVLLMESGSLGAFVFGVFNRLLIVTGLHHILNNMAWFVFGSFTDPLTGAVVTGDLTRYFAGDPKGGQFMTGMFPVMLFGLPAACLAMYRNALPERRKVMGGIFLSMALTSFLTGVTEPIEFAFMFLAPFLYLLHALLTGLSMAVTNLLNIHLGFTFSGGFIDMVLGWGKSTNGWLMVPVGLAYAVIYYSVFSYCIRRFNLKTPGREDIQAAPTEVMTDHQRASAYIRALGGADNLLSVGACTTRLRLDMVDRNKAVDAELKALGAMAVVRPGNGGSLQVVVGPLADSIADEIRLAMPTSGQPSSPSAPAQPEAGAVTPPHAEQWLNALGGARNVLQLECVAMSRIRLKLADDQALSEQQLTALGCQGIRQLDDGIWHLLVGESAQGLSSALKALANRDPVHTSA; encoded by the coding sequence ATGTACCAACACTTTATTGAAGGCCTGCAACGCCTGGGCCGTGCGCTGATGCTGCCGATCGCGATCTTGCCGATCGCCGGTCTCTTGCTGCGCCTGGGCGACACCGACTTGCTCAACATCGCGGTGATGCACGATGCCGGGCAGGCGATCTTCGCCAACCTGGCGCTGATCTTCGCCATCGGTATTGCCGTGGGTTTTGCCCGTGACAATAACGGCACCGCTGGCCTGGCCGGGGCAATTGGTTACCTGGTGATGATCTCCACGCTCAAGGTGATGGACACTACCATCAACATGGGCATGCTCGCCGGTATCGCCAGCGGCTTGATGGCCGGTGCGCTGTATAACCGCTTCAAGGACATCAAGCTGCCGGAGTACCTGGCGTTCTTCGGCGGGCGGCGGTTTGTGCCGATTGTCACCGGGTTTTCAGCGGTGGCGCTGGGGGTGATTTTTGGCTTGATCTGGCCGCCGATCCAGCACGGGATCAACAGCTTCGGCGTATTGCTGATGGAAAGCGGCAGCCTCGGCGCGTTCGTGTTTGGCGTGTTCAACCGCCTGCTGATCGTCACCGGCCTGCACCATATCCTCAACAACATGGCGTGGTTTGTGTTCGGCAGTTTCACCGACCCGCTGACCGGTGCGGTGGTCACTGGCGACCTGACCCGCTACTTCGCCGGCGACCCCAAGGGCGGCCAGTTCATGACGGGGATGTTCCCGGTGATGCTGTTCGGCCTGCCCGCTGCCTGCCTGGCGATGTACCGCAACGCCCTGCCGGAGCGGCGCAAAGTCATGGGCGGGATCTTCCTGTCGATGGCGCTGACCTCCTTCCTGACCGGCGTGACCGAACCCATCGAATTCGCGTTCATGTTCCTCGCGCCGTTCCTTTACCTGCTGCACGCGCTGCTCACAGGCCTGTCGATGGCCGTCACCAATCTGCTGAACATCCACCTGGGCTTTACCTTCTCCGGTGGGTTTATCGACATGGTGCTGGGCTGGGGCAAGTCCACCAATGGCTGGCTGATGGTGCCGGTGGGCCTGGCCTATGCCGTGATCTACTACAGCGTGTTCAGCTACTGCATCCGTCGCTTCAACCTCAAGACACCGGGCCGGGAAGATATCCAGGCCGCCCCGACCGAAGTCATGACCGACCATCAACGGGCCAGCGCCTACATCCGTGCGCTGGGCGGCGCTGACAACCTGCTGAGTGTCGGCGCGTGCACCACACGCCTGCGCCTGGACATGGTCGATCGCAACAAGGCCGTGGATGCAGAGCTCAAAGCCCTGGGCGCGATGGCCGTGGTGCGCCCCGGTAACGGCGGCAGCTTGCAGGTGGTGGTGGGCCCGCTGGCGGACAGCATTGCCGACGAGATTCGCTTGGCCATGCCCACGTCCGGCCAGCCATCGTCGCCCTCGGCCCCCGCTCAACCCGAGGCCGGCGCTGTCACCCCGCCACACGCCGAACAATGGCTGAATGCACTGGGCGGTGCGCGTAATGTGTTGCAGTTGGAGTGCGTGGCCATGAGCCGCATTCGCTTGAAGCTGGCTGATGACCAAGCGCTGTCCGAGCAGCAGCTCACAGCCTTGGGTTGCCAGGGAATCCGCCAGCTCGACGACGGCATCTGGCACTTGCTGGTGGGTGAATCGGCCCAGGGCTTGAGCAGCGCGCTCAAGGCCCTGGCCAACCGTGATCCGGTGCACACCAGCGCCTGA